A section of the Ictalurus punctatus breed USDA103 chromosome 8, Coco_2.0, whole genome shotgun sequence genome encodes:
- the LOC108269181 gene encoding kelch-like protein 10: MRKQEEEKEMDRKVDAMSCNIINEMRLKKQLSDVVIKVDNGEFHVHKIILCGCSPYFRVLFTNGCYPPDKLGYSIPNVSTEIMELIMEYAYISHVNITEKNVWKLLITADYLLMSSLVNECCTFLMAQLCPENCINIWRFAHSYEKLKQQAFRFILHNFEEMVRLSEEFLDLTVEQLSEIIEKDELNVKKESVVFEAVLHWIKRVPWKRKVHIGVLLPKVRLGLLTHDYLMNNVRNNVLVMDDMTCKPIITSVLMGIDDLNLSLSLSSDLTRPRLPSAILLAIGGWGHMNPTNAIEAYDTRAARWVNLTCNNESPRAYHGTVYLNGFVYCIGGFNWENFLNSVRRFDPITRTWAQVSPMHSCRCYVSVCVLDGHIYAIGGFDGVKSLKTVERYEPENDYWSMIAPMCKQRSEASATVLNGKVYICGGFNMSECLFTGEYYSPQTGAWTLIPPMMSRRSGLGVVAYGGQVYAVGGFNGHNRLSDVEVYNPQSNMWRQGPAMNNQRSNFGIEVLDDLLFVVGGDNDTNTMNEVECYDKETSEWHAVKNMDFFRSALSCCVLSGLPNMAEYAAPRDDPYGVHKSSQSPRGYLTPPANV; the protein is encoded by the coding sequence ATGCGTaaacaggaagaagagaaggaaatgGATAGGAAGGTGGACGCGATGTCCTGCAACATCATCAATGAGATGCGGTTAAAGAAGCAGCTCAGTGACGTAGTCATCAAGGTGGACAACGGCGAGTTCCATGTGCACAAGATCATCCTGTGCGGCTGCAGCCCGTACTTCAGGGTTCTCTTCACCAACGGCTGTTACCCTCCTGATAAGCTTGGGTACAGTATCCCTAACGTTTCCACCGAGATAATGGAGCTGATCATGGAGTACGCGTATATAAGTCATGTTAACATCACGGAGAAAAACGTGTGGAAGCTGCTGATCACTGCTGATTATCTCTTGATGAGCAGTCTGGTGAACGAGTGTTGCACGTTCCTGATGGCTCAGCTGTGTCCGGAGAACTGCATTAACATCTGGCGTTTTGCTCACTCCTACGAGAAGTTGAAGCAGCAGGCCTTCCGGTTTATCTTGCACAACTTTGAGGAGATGGTGCGCCTCTCTGAGGAATTCCTGGACCTGACGGTCGAGCAGCTGAGCGAAATCATCGAGAAGGACGAGCTGAACGTGAAAAAGGAGAGCGTGGTGTTCGAGGCCGTCTTACACTGGATCAAACGTGTGCCATGGAAACGGAAAGTGCACATAGGAGTGTTACTGCCCAAGGTGCGTCTGGGGTTACTGACGCATGATTACCTTATGAACAATGTAAGGAACAACGTTTTAGTAATGGACGACATGACATGTAAGCCGATCATCACCAGCGTTCTGATGGGCATCGATGATCTCAACCTGAGCCTTTCTCTCAGCTCTGATCTCACGAGACCCCGCCTGCCCAGTGCCATTCTGCTGGCCATTGGTGGCTGGGGCCACATGAATCCCACCAATGCCATAGAAGCATACGATACGCGAGCGGCACGTTGGGTCAACCTCACGTGCAACAACGAGAGTCCACGAGCTTATCACGGGACGGTGTACTTGAACGGCTTCGTGTACTGCATAGGAGGATTCAACTGGGAGAATTTCTTGAACAGTGTGAGAAGGTTTGACCCCATCACCAGAACCTGGGCTCAGGTTAGCCCTATGCACTCTTGCCGGTGTTacgtgagcgtgtgtgtgctggacGGTCATATCTATGCGATAGGAGGATTTGATGGTGTCAAAAGTCTGAAGACGGTCGAACGATATGAACCTGAGAATGATTATTGGAGCATGATAGCGCCGATGTGCAAACAAAGGAGCGAAGCAAGCGCTACAGTACTGAACGGCAAAGTGTACATATGTGGAGGGTTTAACATGAGCGAGTGTTTGTTCACGGGGGAGTATTACAGTCCTCAGACGGGAGCATGGACCCTCATCCCCCCCATGATGAGCAGAAGGAGTGGACTGGGTGTGGTCGCGTACGGAGGACAGGTTTACGCTGTCGGGGGATTTAATGGTCATAATCGACTAAGCGATGTAGAGGTGTATAATCCTCAGTCCAACATGTGGAGACAAGGTCCAGCCATGAACAACCAGCGCAGCAACTTCGGCATTGAGGTTCTGGACGATCTCCTGTTCGTTGTTGGAGGAGATAATGACACAAACACCATGAATGAAGTGGAGTGTTATGATAAGGAGACTTCTGAGTGGCATGCAGTCAAAAACATGGATTTTTTCCGCAGTGCTCTGAGCTGCTGTGTGCTGTCTGGTTTACCCAACATGGCCGAGTACGCTGCCCCCCGAGACGACCCCTATGGAGTCCATAAGAGCTCACAGAGCCCCAGAGGCTACCTCACACCTCCTGCCAATGTTTGA
- the fgfbp1a gene encoding fibroblast growth factor-binding protein 1, whose amino-acid sequence MAHLKSIILILICICIMPHVLQVSAQAKKAKGRQKQHSLSPKSKIPARNHQKSGSKDPNGALFKGRITNKDGTRCTWAATESSVEDDGTFILSITCKKGTEKSLHCEYTAKPKLCPEYTSNTDAFWKQIGRSLKNQKKLCHDSKALLKAKICRKAPRDAHFALKTTPKVNPTPMKKNKPCPDLTNRQKLAEEYCSNAWSSVCTFFFAMVETEDC is encoded by the coding sequence ATGGCACACCTAAAAAGCATCATCCTGATTCTGATCTGCATCTGCATTATGCCGCACGTCCTGCAGGTGAGTGCTCAGGCCAAGAAGGCTAAAGGAAGACAAAAGCAGCACAGCCTGTCTCCAAAGTCAAAAATACCTGCTCGTAATCATCAGAAGAGTGGCTCGAAAGACCCAAACGGCGCGTTATTCAAAGGCCGGATTACGAATAAAGATGGGACGCGGTGCACATGGGCAGCCACAGAAAGCAGCGTTGAGGATGACGGTACATTTATCTTGAGCATCACCTGTAAAAAGGGCACTGAAAAGAGTCTCCATTGCGAGTACACAGCTAAACCCAAGTTGTGTCCTGAGTACACATCCAACACTGATGCGTTCTGGAAGCAGATCGGCCGCTCGCTCAAGAACCAGAAGAAGTTATGCCATGACTCCAAAGCTCTGCTCAAGgctaaaatatgcagaaaaGCACCTAGGGACGCACACTTTGCTCTCAAAACCACTCCAAAGGTCAATCCAACTCCTATGAAGAAGAACAAGCCATGCCCAGACCTTACTAATAGACAAAAATTGGCTGAGGAGTATTGCAGCAACgcctggtcttcagtctgtaccTTCTTCTTTGCTATGGTTGAGACTGAGGATTGTTGA
- the fgfbp2a gene encoding fibroblast growth factor binding protein 2a, with amino-acid sequence MQILSCALVLSCCVWAAVAHNRDGEDAAEVGRSKSILEEPIQFVTKAKDRCSMTLTGHGELTRLRVSCVGQEASYWCEYEGKPGICRNYKTNPRHFFTQIMWELRKLNNACQGPQNLKPIMCKKASDESQMVFTTGSSATLVQRPLKPQATHTTAVKQDQAKPEQAKTEPPTSAPRSDQAKPEQKPNSARQKPTRQKPAKPQPTRPPPARPAKAKTDQVKAEPAKPVASKPVTKTTTLKKVLAPKTATQAPTTTTPAPTRSAENLARQYCWHGMQDFCTTVIGWFTK; translated from the coding sequence ATGCAGATCCTGAGCTGTGCGCTCGTCTTGTCCTGCTGCGTTTGGGCAGCTGTTGCTCACAACCGGGATGGAGAAGATGCTGCTGAGGTGGGAAGGAGTAAAAGCATCTTGGAGGAACCCATCCAGTTTGTTACGAAAGCCAAGGACCGATGCTCTATGACTTTGACAGGACATGGGGAGCTGACCAGGCTGCGTGTCTCCTGCGTGGGCCAGGAAGCATCTTACTGGTGCGAGTATGAGGGCAAGCCAGGCATTTGCCGCAACTACAAAACCAACCCTCGGCACTTCTTCACACAGATCATGTGGGAGCTGCGCAAGTTGAACAACGCCTGCCAAGGCCCACAAAACCTCAAGCCTATCATGTGTAAGAAAGCGTCGGATGAATCCCAAATGGTCTTCACCACGGGTTCTTCGGCCACTTTGGTACAAAGACCACTAAAACCACAAGCCACACACACCACGGCTGTCAAGCAGGACCAAGCCAAACCTGAGCAAGCCAAAACTGAACCACCTACGAGTGCACCGCGTTCTGATCAAGCCAAgccagaacagaaaccaaacagCGCAAGACAAAAGCCAACTAGACAAAAGCCAGCAAAACCTCAACCAACAAGACCTCCACCTGCTAGACCTGCAAAGGCCAAAACAGATCAAGTCAAAGCAGAGCCGGCGAAACCTGTGGCATCCAAACCAGTGACCAAAACTACAACGCTGAAGAAGGTTCTGGCACCAAAGACAGCTACACAAGCTCCAACTACAACCACTCCAGCACCCACAAGGTCTGCTGAGAACCTGGCACGGCAGTACTGCTGGCACGGCATGCAGGACTTCTGCACCACAGTCATTGGCTGGTTCACAAAATAA